A single genomic interval of Spirosoma linguale DSM 74 harbors:
- a CDS encoding Protein of unknown function DUF2490 (PFAM: Protein of unknown function DUF2490~KEGG: lpp:lpp0035 hypothetical protein), producing the protein MQFRFLLFFTLLSISGFGQQNRIIDRNAIGWYTYNGDHKLTKRWALHTEYQWRRVQLIESWQQSLARLGLVYKLNDQVKLAGGYTFFTTFPYGDYPVADAGVPTIENRTHQDIQLRASVGIVTLSHRFRLEQRWLGTGADANPRHIESWEYQNRGRYQISGTIPLKGSTLDDGEFYVNFFDEIFIGFGRNVEQNVFNQNRISGGLGYQFSDAFKIELNYLNQISQHPELEPVTQKPVFEINNGFRLNVNYDLDFSKK; encoded by the coding sequence ATGCAATTTCGTTTCCTTCTTTTCTTTACGCTGCTCTCAATCAGTGGTTTCGGGCAGCAAAACCGAATCATTGACCGCAACGCCATTGGCTGGTATACATATAACGGTGACCATAAGCTGACCAAACGGTGGGCACTGCATACTGAATACCAATGGCGCCGGGTGCAGCTGATTGAGTCCTGGCAGCAGTCGCTGGCCCGACTTGGACTGGTATATAAGCTGAATGATCAGGTTAAACTGGCGGGCGGCTATACATTCTTTACGACTTTTCCTTATGGTGATTACCCCGTGGCCGATGCAGGTGTACCGACCATCGAAAACCGAACACACCAGGATATTCAGCTACGTGCCAGCGTTGGAATTGTAACGTTAAGCCACCGCTTCCGGCTCGAACAGCGGTGGCTTGGTACGGGTGCCGACGCGAATCCACGTCATATCGAAAGCTGGGAATACCAGAACCGGGGTCGTTACCAGATTTCGGGTACCATTCCGTTGAAAGGCTCCACGCTGGATGACGGCGAATTTTACGTAAACTTCTTCGACGAGATTTTTATTGGGTTCGGCCGAAATGTCGAGCAGAACGTCTTCAATCAGAATCGAATTTCGGGTGGTCTGGGCTACCAGTTTAGTGATGCGTTCAAGATTGAGTTGAATTACCTCAACCAGATTTCGCAGCACCCCGAGCTGGAGCCGGTCACCCAAAAGCCCGTCTTTGAAATCAACAACGGCTTTCGCCTGAACGTAAACTACGATCTGGATTTCAGCAAAAAATAA
- a CDS encoding conserved hypothetical protein (KEGG: rle:pRL120665 hypothetical protein), giving the protein MKKIIFLAFVGLVSLSAFAQSQNLLSGKFSKEALQSVLIPQAKWAPFPRRDDRAGWANADQTMMKSYLKKAESYLGYQWPYVPATKSLLIERTGDRDQYQAVSFEKREVLGTLLLAEIYENKGRFVDQIIDGVWSICEESFWGASAHLPKSKEYAGLMDVSKPFVDLFAAETATYLAWVDFYLGDKLDAVSPQIRKRIYNETNYRIFQPLMTKPHGWMTKTAAGRAPNNWNPWICSNWLNAVLLLEKDDDKRTASVHKLLTVLDEFLNPYPQDGGCDEGPSYWGAAAASLYDNIAMLNTASNNAFQYVYADEKFKNMGRFIYRAQISEKYFLNFADADPQPGMAATMIYRYGKAINDPDMMKFGAFYRKPEVGEIGKFHYFRHFYALFMQDEFQKAVQGLPLPKNVWLPDLQVFAARDQAGTTDGFYVAAKGGHNDESHNHNDIGNYVVYYNGQPLLIDVGRGTYTAKTFSAKRYDIWYNCSDFHNLPTVNGVNQLPGRAFEATNVTYKSNNASTLFGVDIAKSYPKEAGIKSWQRSIRFNRGKGVRVEDVISLSQANSLTQHLMTCYPAEVGKPGELIIHYAPKGGVVKEFVVKYNPKQMQPTVEKVKLEAPEDRGIVTKWGNTIYRINFQVLTPKPVDKLMVEIEAR; this is encoded by the coding sequence ATGAAAAAAATCATTTTTTTAGCCTTTGTCGGATTGGTGAGCTTATCCGCTTTTGCACAGAGCCAGAATCTGTTGAGTGGTAAATTTTCGAAAGAAGCGTTGCAGAGCGTGTTGATTCCGCAGGCAAAATGGGCTCCGTTTCCCCGTCGAGACGATCGGGCAGGTTGGGCCAATGCGGATCAGACGATGATGAAATCATATCTCAAAAAAGCGGAATCGTACCTTGGGTATCAGTGGCCTTACGTGCCTGCGACGAAATCACTGCTGATTGAGCGTACCGGCGACCGGGACCAGTATCAGGCCGTAAGTTTTGAAAAACGAGAAGTGCTGGGCACCTTACTACTGGCCGAAATCTACGAAAACAAAGGCCGTTTTGTCGACCAGATTATTGACGGCGTCTGGTCAATTTGCGAAGAATCGTTCTGGGGCGCATCGGCTCACCTGCCGAAGTCGAAGGAGTACGCAGGCTTGATGGATGTGTCCAAACCGTTTGTTGATCTATTCGCGGCCGAAACGGCTACCTATCTGGCATGGGTAGATTTTTACCTGGGCGATAAACTCGATGCCGTTTCTCCGCAAATCCGGAAGCGGATTTACAACGAAACCAACTACCGTATTTTTCAGCCGCTCATGACAAAACCACACGGCTGGATGACAAAAACAGCCGCCGGACGTGCGCCCAATAACTGGAATCCGTGGATTTGCTCGAACTGGCTGAATGCGGTGCTGTTGCTGGAGAAAGACGACGACAAACGGACAGCTTCCGTGCATAAGCTGCTAACCGTGCTGGATGAGTTTCTTAACCCGTACCCGCAGGATGGAGGATGCGATGAGGGACCGAGTTATTGGGGAGCCGCAGCGGCTTCGCTGTACGATAATATTGCCATGCTCAACACGGCCAGTAACAATGCCTTTCAGTATGTGTATGCCGATGAAAAGTTTAAGAACATGGGCCGGTTCATCTACCGGGCACAGATCAGCGAGAAGTACTTTCTGAATTTTGCCGATGCCGATCCGCAACCCGGTATGGCTGCCACCATGATCTACCGGTATGGGAAAGCCATCAATGATCCGGATATGATGAAGTTTGGGGCTTTTTATCGGAAACCAGAAGTGGGCGAAATAGGGAAGTTTCATTATTTCCGGCATTTCTACGCCCTGTTTATGCAGGATGAATTTCAAAAGGCTGTTCAGGGATTGCCGTTGCCAAAAAATGTGTGGCTGCCGGACCTTCAGGTATTTGCCGCCCGCGATCAGGCTGGCACAACGGATGGATTCTATGTAGCGGCCAAAGGCGGACATAATGACGAAAGCCATAACCATAATGATATTGGCAATTATGTGGTGTATTACAATGGACAGCCGCTCTTAATTGACGTTGGACGCGGCACGTACACGGCCAAAACGTTCAGTGCCAAACGGTACGACATTTGGTATAACTGCTCCGATTTCCACAACCTGCCAACTGTAAACGGCGTGAATCAGCTACCGGGAAGGGCATTTGAGGCTACCAATGTTACGTACAAATCAAACAACGCGTCTACACTGTTCGGGGTTGATATTGCCAAGTCATATCCAAAAGAAGCGGGTATAAAAAGCTGGCAGCGGTCTATTCGTTTCAACCGGGGCAAAGGCGTTCGGGTAGAGGATGTCATCAGTTTAAGTCAGGCCAACTCGCTGACGCAGCACCTGATGACCTGCTACCCGGCGGAGGTTGGTAAACCCGGCGAACTGATCATACATTACGCTCCGAAAGGCGGGGTGGTTAAAGAGTTTGTTGTGAAGTATAACCCTAAACAGATGCAGCCAACTGTTGAAAAAGTGAAGCTAGAAGCGCCTGAAGACCGCGGTATCGTTACGAAGTGGGGTAATACGATCTACCGAATCAATTTTCAGGTGCTCACGCCTAAACCAGTTGATAAGCTGATGGTTGAGATAGAAGCCAGGTGA
- a CDS encoding RagB/SusD domain protein (PFAM: RagB/SusD domain protein) has protein sequence MKKSFKYIIIALGMAMGLPACEVERLPETSISDQTFWRSEGDLKAAANYLYTFLPGWSTDDVWSDDAIGLASNSISDGSRLAPATDGNYNNNYNLIRAANNIVEKAPRASGNASQTVIDRYSAEARFFRAWGYFALVQRYGEVPLILKTLDESSAELTAPASPREAIFDQIYQDLDFAAQKLPTHTTLGTADFGRISNTTALAFKARVALFEGTRAKFHAYGDPTKHLKAAADAAKAVIDSKQHNLYTGQYFDLFQMPGEGRQNPENILVKQFGVSLTERVITHSYYRGSLENGNMNPTKSLADSYLMKDGLPITKSPLYKAPVASVDVFRDRDTRMSDTFMKRGDPMMTTKPIFDIAPLVFNKTGFMFRKTANIDDWNTQASTIDRPIIRYAEVLVTYAESLFELNGTISDADLDLTVNRLRQRGGVAKLTNAFVTANDLTMRDEIRRERRVELAQEGFRYWDLIRWKTAEVELPKPVLGNFFFKTEFGTVAAVRLTADNYILVQDASFRKFDAKKDYLWPLPINEIALNPSLKQNPGW, from the coding sequence ATGAAAAAAAGTTTTAAATATATAATTATTGCCCTTGGTATGGCTATGGGCTTACCCGCCTGTGAGGTAGAACGCCTGCCCGAAACGTCAATCAGCGACCAGACTTTCTGGCGCTCGGAAGGCGACCTGAAAGCCGCAGCCAATTACTTGTATACCTTCCTGCCCGGCTGGTCGACAGATGATGTCTGGTCGGATGATGCCATTGGGCTGGCATCTAACAGCATCAGTGACGGCTCCCGGCTGGCCCCGGCCACCGATGGAAATTACAACAATAACTACAACCTGATCCGGGCGGCCAACAACATCGTCGAGAAAGCACCCCGCGCATCTGGAAATGCATCGCAAACGGTTATTGACCGGTATTCAGCCGAGGCTCGTTTCTTCAGAGCATGGGGTTATTTTGCGCTGGTACAGCGTTACGGTGAAGTTCCCCTTATTCTGAAAACACTCGACGAGTCGTCGGCTGAACTAACCGCCCCGGCTAGTCCGCGCGAAGCCATCTTCGATCAGATTTATCAGGATCTTGACTTTGCTGCCCAAAAACTGCCGACTCACACAACACTGGGAACGGCTGATTTTGGCCGTATCAGCAATACCACCGCGCTGGCATTTAAGGCACGAGTTGCCCTGTTTGAAGGAACGCGGGCTAAATTTCATGCTTATGGCGATCCGACCAAACACCTAAAAGCGGCTGCGGATGCCGCCAAGGCGGTAATTGACAGCAAGCAGCACAACCTGTATACAGGGCAGTATTTCGATCTGTTTCAAATGCCGGGAGAAGGGCGCCAGAATCCTGAGAATATTCTGGTGAAGCAATTTGGCGTATCACTGACGGAGCGTGTTATTACCCATTCCTACTACCGGGGATCACTCGAAAACGGGAATATGAACCCGACAAAAAGTCTGGCCGATTCGTACTTGATGAAAGATGGATTGCCCATCACCAAATCGCCCCTGTACAAAGCACCGGTTGCGTCGGTCGATGTGTTCCGTGACCGCGACACCCGGATGAGTGATACGTTCATGAAGCGCGGTGATCCGATGATGACCACCAAACCCATTTTTGATATTGCGCCACTGGTGTTCAATAAAACGGGGTTTATGTTCCGTAAAACGGCTAACATCGACGACTGGAATACGCAGGCCTCAACCATCGACCGGCCCATCATTCGGTATGCCGAAGTACTGGTAACCTACGCCGAATCCCTCTTTGAACTGAATGGGACGATTAGTGACGCCGACCTCGACCTGACCGTCAACCGGCTGCGGCAGCGGGGTGGTGTGGCAAAACTGACCAACGCATTCGTAACAGCAAATGACCTGACCATGCGCGACGAAATCCGGCGGGAACGTCGGGTTGAACTGGCGCAGGAGGGATTCCGGTATTGGGACCTGATCCGCTGGAAAACGGCTGAAGTTGAACTGCCCAAACCTGTACTGGGAAATTTCTTTTTCAAAACGGAGTTTGGTACGGTAGCCGCTGTCCGGCTCACCGCCGACAACTACATTCTGGTTCAGGACGCCAGTTTCCGTAAGTTCGATGCCAAGAAGGATTATCTGTGGCCATTGCCCATTAACGAAATAGCCCTGAATCCGTCCCTGAAACAGAATCCGGGCTGGTAA
- a CDS encoding TonB-dependent receptor plug (PFAM: TonB-dependent receptor plug; TonB-dependent receptor~KEGG: mxa:MXAN_4746 TonB-dependent receptor): MLQMVVSISVSAGSADQPVSGKITDEKGDGLPGVSVVIKGTSRGTTTDASGQFKISVPSGKAVLIVSFVGYVRQEVDVNNRSVINIQLQNDDKALEEVVVVGYGTQKKVNLTGAVSTVDSKALQYRPTTNLANALQGVTPGLTITRQSGQPGNESIRLQIRGVTSANGNVDPLVILDGVSVPISTMTTLNPNDIESISVLKDAAAAAIYGAQAAGGVVLVTTKKGKSGKVTFDYLAQYGTDWSINVPGRMSLLEEAQFSNLARANSGSAPEYTEDDLQRIRNNIPYVVNPADTGTYLYYNQQSLTDQLLRKYTAMKTHNFTARGGSDKVNFLLSAGYYEKQGVFKVGPDNMKRYNVRLNLGAQLTKHLSLDTRLSYSLEQVRQSSTDANGSGLLYQVYRLRTRTPFFTPEGRYNGAGSAATAYGLLESGGYNNQNKRQFDGVVTLQAANFVKGLTLRSVAGVQYRPSLRQQFARTVPLWGKSRILSYANNPNSYQVTNELVRNTNLQFLATYEYKLGEKHNFSILGGYQWEDYREEGVATASSNLVSNDLPTLNLGDDRTKSNSEYVRARAFQSVFGRFNYNFDGKYLFEATLRQDESSKLASGLRTKIFPSASAGWNLQREDWFAKALPLFTEFKLRASWGRLGGALGDNIGNYDYLSQLSRGSALVLGDARTSYIFQGSIPSAALSWETIETSDVGIDLGFFQNRLQLTADYYVKFNRNMLTPLQLPGTIGIGTPRQNNGELKSWGWETEVKYRDRIGKDFTYSVAANLSDNFNKLVSYAGRTVVGAGTNNLIEGYPINTIWGYQTAGYFQSADEVKGWAFQDNRAGAGDVKYVDQNGDSKINVGKGSIADHGDLVLIGTTQPRLQFGFTLGAQWKGFDLTIFMQGVGKRSYRPNTESIAPLLVTWKQALAIHNDYWTPENPNALYPRPYVGATHNYVSSDKWVLNASYMRMKNLQFGYTLPSTLTQKIRISQARFFFSGQDLFTVSGLKAFQGYYDPEMRDGVENDYPFFATASVGLNVSF; the protein is encoded by the coding sequence ATGTTACAGATGGTTGTTAGTATTTCGGTTTCGGCTGGCTCAGCAGACCAGCCCGTATCCGGAAAGATTACCGACGAAAAAGGCGATGGGCTACCTGGCGTAAGCGTCGTTATTAAAGGTACATCACGTGGTACGACGACGGATGCATCCGGGCAGTTCAAGATCAGTGTGCCTTCCGGAAAAGCCGTGCTGATCGTCAGTTTCGTTGGCTACGTTCGGCAGGAGGTCGACGTAAACAATCGTTCAGTCATTAACATACAGTTGCAAAACGACGATAAGGCACTCGAAGAAGTTGTAGTTGTTGGCTATGGCACCCAGAAAAAAGTGAACCTGACGGGAGCCGTATCGACAGTCGATTCCAAGGCACTTCAATACCGGCCAACAACGAACCTGGCCAATGCGTTGCAGGGTGTTACGCCCGGACTCACGATTACCCGTCAGAGCGGACAGCCCGGCAATGAATCTATTCGACTTCAGATACGGGGTGTTACGTCGGCCAACGGGAACGTTGATCCGCTGGTCATTCTGGATGGTGTTAGTGTGCCTATTTCGACCATGACTACGTTGAACCCCAACGACATCGAAAGTATCAGCGTACTGAAAGATGCAGCGGCAGCGGCAATTTATGGCGCGCAGGCTGCGGGTGGGGTTGTGCTGGTAACGACCAAGAAAGGTAAATCGGGTAAAGTAACCTTTGACTATCTGGCTCAATACGGTACCGACTGGTCTATCAATGTACCGGGCCGCATGAGTTTACTGGAAGAAGCGCAATTCTCCAACCTCGCACGGGCAAACTCGGGTAGCGCACCTGAATATACCGAGGACGATTTACAGCGTATTCGTAATAACATCCCCTATGTGGTCAATCCGGCCGATACGGGCACCTATCTGTACTATAATCAACAGTCACTGACAGACCAGTTGCTGCGGAAATACACGGCTATGAAAACCCACAACTTTACCGCACGGGGTGGTAGCGATAAAGTGAATTTCCTGCTTTCGGCGGGGTACTATGAGAAACAGGGGGTGTTTAAAGTAGGCCCGGATAATATGAAACGGTATAACGTCCGGCTCAATCTGGGGGCTCAGCTTACCAAACATCTCTCGCTCGATACCCGCCTGTCGTACTCGCTGGAACAGGTCAGGCAGTCATCTACCGATGCCAATGGAAGCGGGTTGCTGTATCAGGTGTACCGGCTTCGAACCAGAACGCCCTTCTTCACACCCGAAGGACGATACAATGGTGCTGGTTCGGCGGCTACAGCCTACGGGTTGCTCGAATCGGGTGGGTATAACAACCAGAACAAACGCCAGTTCGATGGCGTGGTGACGCTCCAGGCGGCAAACTTTGTTAAAGGGCTGACGTTACGCAGTGTGGCTGGTGTTCAGTATCGGCCGTCACTCCGGCAGCAGTTTGCCCGTACCGTACCGCTCTGGGGCAAATCCCGGATTTTAAGCTATGCCAATAACCCAAACTCCTATCAGGTAACCAATGAACTGGTTCGTAACACGAATCTCCAGTTCCTGGCCACCTACGAGTACAAGTTAGGGGAGAAGCACAATTTCTCGATCTTGGGCGGTTACCAGTGGGAAGATTATCGCGAGGAGGGGGTTGCCACGGCTTCGTCAAACCTGGTTAGTAATGACTTGCCAACCCTGAACCTGGGCGACGACCGTACAAAAAGCAACAGCGAATACGTACGGGCCCGCGCATTCCAGTCGGTATTCGGCCGATTCAATTATAATTTCGACGGCAAATACCTTTTTGAGGCTACACTGCGTCAGGATGAGAGTTCGAAACTGGCCTCCGGTTTGCGAACCAAGATTTTCCCTTCGGCTTCGGCTGGCTGGAACCTCCAGCGCGAAGACTGGTTCGCCAAGGCATTACCACTGTTCACCGAATTTAAACTTCGGGCATCGTGGGGACGTTTGGGCGGTGCTTTGGGCGATAACATTGGAAACTATGACTACCTGAGCCAGCTAAGTCGCGGTTCGGCGCTGGTACTGGGCGATGCCCGGACATCCTATATCTTTCAGGGCTCAATCCCCTCGGCCGCCCTTTCGTGGGAAACCATCGAAACCAGCGACGTTGGAATTGATCTGGGCTTCTTCCAGAACCGGCTTCAACTGACAGCCGATTACTACGTGAAGTTTAACCGGAATATGCTTACTCCGCTGCAACTACCCGGCACGATCGGTATCGGTACGCCAAGGCAGAACAACGGTGAACTGAAATCGTGGGGTTGGGAAACCGAAGTAAAATACCGTGATCGGATCGGTAAAGATTTCACATACTCCGTAGCCGCTAACCTGTCTGATAACTTCAATAAACTGGTGAGTTACGCCGGGCGGACGGTAGTTGGTGCCGGAACGAACAACTTGATCGAAGGCTATCCTATCAATACCATTTGGGGGTATCAGACGGCGGGCTATTTCCAGTCGGCCGACGAGGTGAAAGGCTGGGCCTTTCAGGATAACCGCGCGGGTGCCGGGGATGTTAAATATGTTGACCAAAACGGCGACAGTAAAATCAACGTGGGCAAAGGCTCCATTGCCGACCATGGCGATCTGGTGCTGATCGGTACTACCCAGCCACGTCTTCAGTTTGGCTTCACCTTAGGGGCTCAGTGGAAAGGATTCGACCTCACCATCTTTATGCAGGGGGTGGGCAAACGCAGCTATCGCCCCAATACAGAGTCGATTGCCCCATTGCTTGTTACCTGGAAACAGGCTTTGGCCATTCACAACGATTACTGGACCCCCGAAAACCCCAATGCACTGTACCCACGGCCGTATGTTGGTGCAACACATAACTACGTGTCCTCCGATAAATGGGTGCTCAACGCCAGCTACATGCGGATGAAAAACCTGCAGTTTGGCTACACACTGCCCAGTACATTGACGCAGAAGATACGAATCAGCCAGGCTCGTTTCTTCTTTTCAGGACAGGACTTATTTACGGTGTCCGGGTTGAAGGCATTCCAGGGATATTACGATCCCGAAATGCGTGATGGTGTCGAGAATGATTACCCATTCTTTGCCACCGCTTCGGTGGGACTGAACGTCTCCTTTTAA
- a CDS encoding Heparinase II/III family protein (PFAM: Heparinase II/III family protein~KEGG: hypothetical protein) — protein MLSFNSFCKTLLAVLLVQVAVRAQTNPLTAAVSIPGHPRLLLLKGEEEGLKRSIGADKSWEKLHQAVLTECDQLVSVEPLKRIQIGRRLLDKSREALRRIFYLSYAWRMTRQEKYLKRAETELLTIAAFSDWNPSHFLDVAEMTMAVSIGYDWLYNDLSEQSRLSIKEAILKKGIEPSLDTKYNSWLKSTNNWNQVCNAGITYAAIALYEDQPEQSRTLINRAVTSVVLPMGDYKPDGAYPEGYSYWGYGTSFNVMLISALDKLFGSDFGLSAQPGFLQTAAYLENMTGPSGNAYNYSDSGLNGELQPAMFWFAKKRNDPSLLWVERSRLMNGDLKKQLRDRLLPAALLWGNGIGITRIKEPKSTMWVGEGKTPVALMRTSWSDPAAIFVGIKGGSPSTSHAHMDVGSFVMEADGVRWAMDFGMQEYESLESKGVDLWNMRQNSQRWQILRYNNFAHNTLSVNDELQAVDGKAPLTAHSSSADFMSAQFDLSSVYRQSLTKASRGIAIVDNAYVVVQDELETSPVEATVRWTLLTPANVKLTGTNRVELTKDGKVLTIQVTEPAQIDFKTWPTVPVHEYDAPNPGTTLVGFDVKIPANTKSVIRVILMPGSPASQKKQAPKPLAQWPR, from the coding sequence ATGCTTTCGTTTAATTCGTTTTGTAAAACTTTGTTGGCCGTCCTGCTGGTGCAGGTCGCGGTCAGGGCGCAGACTAACCCGCTCACGGCTGCCGTTTCGATACCCGGTCACCCAAGGCTGTTGCTGCTGAAAGGGGAAGAGGAGGGGCTGAAACGATCAATCGGTGCTGATAAAAGCTGGGAGAAACTTCACCAGGCTGTTTTGACCGAGTGCGATCAACTGGTGAGTGTCGAGCCGCTGAAACGGATTCAAATTGGTCGTCGACTACTTGATAAATCGAGGGAGGCACTACGCCGGATTTTCTATTTATCGTATGCCTGGCGGATGACCCGCCAGGAAAAATACCTGAAACGGGCCGAAACCGAACTATTGACCATAGCGGCCTTCTCCGACTGGAATCCCTCACATTTTCTGGATGTAGCCGAAATGACAATGGCTGTTTCGATAGGCTACGACTGGCTGTACAACGATCTGTCCGAACAATCCCGTCTGTCCATCAAAGAAGCGATCCTGAAAAAAGGCATCGAGCCATCGCTGGATACGAAGTACAATAGCTGGCTGAAAAGCACCAATAACTGGAATCAGGTGTGTAATGCTGGTATAACCTACGCAGCCATTGCCCTGTACGAAGATCAGCCGGAACAGTCGCGGACGTTAATCAATCGGGCTGTTACCTCGGTAGTACTACCCATGGGTGATTATAAACCCGATGGGGCCTATCCTGAAGGCTACAGTTACTGGGGTTATGGAACGAGTTTCAATGTCATGCTCATCAGCGCCCTCGATAAACTTTTCGGGAGCGACTTCGGGCTATCGGCACAACCCGGATTTCTGCAAACGGCGGCTTACCTGGAAAACATGACCGGGCCGTCGGGCAATGCCTATAATTATTCGGACTCGGGCCTGAATGGCGAGTTACAGCCCGCTATGTTCTGGTTCGCCAAAAAACGCAATGACCCCTCGTTGCTTTGGGTTGAACGCAGCCGGTTGATGAATGGTGATCTGAAAAAACAACTTCGGGATCGACTGCTGCCAGCGGCCCTGCTCTGGGGCAATGGAATAGGGATAACCCGGATAAAGGAGCCTAAATCAACTATGTGGGTTGGTGAAGGTAAAACACCCGTTGCCCTGATGCGCACATCCTGGTCCGACCCGGCGGCAATTTTTGTCGGTATAAAGGGGGGCAGTCCCTCAACAAGTCACGCACATATGGATGTTGGTTCATTTGTGATGGAGGCCGATGGCGTACGATGGGCGATGGACTTTGGTATGCAGGAGTACGAATCACTGGAATCTAAAGGGGTAGATTTGTGGAACATGCGGCAGAACTCGCAACGCTGGCAAATCCTGCGCTACAACAACTTTGCGCATAATACCCTGAGCGTCAATGATGAATTACAGGCAGTTGATGGGAAAGCACCGCTTACGGCCCACTCGTCGTCCGCTGATTTCATGAGTGCTCAATTCGATTTGTCGAGTGTGTACAGGCAGTCGCTGACAAAGGCGAGCCGGGGTATAGCCATCGTAGACAATGCATATGTGGTCGTTCAGGATGAACTCGAAACATCGCCCGTCGAGGCTACAGTACGATGGACACTCCTGACCCCAGCGAACGTGAAGCTGACGGGAACCAATCGGGTTGAACTGACCAAAGATGGTAAAGTGCTGACGATTCAGGTTACGGAGCCTGCCCAGATTGACTTCAAAACCTGGCCAACGGTGCCTGTCCATGAGTATGATGCACCAAATCCGGGAACAACGCTGGTCGGGTTCGACGTAAAGATTCCGGCCAATACAAAGTCGGTCATTCGGGTAATTCTCATGCCGGGCTCCCCGGCCAGTCAGAAAAAGCAAGCTCCGAAGCCGTTGGCTCAGTGGCCACGCTAG
- a CDS encoding lipolytic protein G-D-S-L family (PFAM: lipolytic protein G-D-S-L family~KEGG: mrd:Mrad2831_3079 GDSL family lipase) → MIKPLLFLVTLGLLAMSAAKPTRVVFFGDSITQAGVNPGGYIDRLRKMVPADQFELIGAGIGGNKIYDLFLRMDEDVLAKQPDVVVVWVGVNDVWHKASYGTGTDPDKFVKFYEAVVKKLKAANARVILCTPAAIGEKTDFSNQQDGDLNQYSQLIRDLAKRQNLPLVDLRKAFLEYNLKNNPENKEKGVLTTDRVHLNDAGNQLVAEQMKAILMTAGK, encoded by the coding sequence ATGATAAAACCTCTGCTTTTTTTAGTAACCCTGGGGCTGTTGGCCATGAGCGCAGCCAAGCCTACCCGTGTCGTGTTCTTTGGCGATTCCATCACCCAGGCAGGTGTGAATCCCGGCGGTTATATTGACCGACTTCGTAAAATGGTACCTGCCGACCAGTTCGAACTGATTGGCGCGGGTATTGGCGGTAACAAGATTTATGACCTCTTTCTGCGAATGGATGAGGATGTCCTGGCGAAACAGCCCGATGTGGTGGTAGTTTGGGTAGGGGTTAATGACGTTTGGCACAAAGCCTCCTATGGTACGGGTACAGACCCCGATAAGTTTGTAAAATTTTACGAAGCAGTGGTCAAAAAGCTGAAAGCGGCCAACGCCCGTGTCATCCTGTGTACGCCAGCCGCCATCGGTGAAAAAACCGACTTCAGTAATCAGCAGGATGGCGACCTGAATCAGTACAGCCAGTTGATCCGTGACCTGGCCAAACGCCAGAACTTACCGCTGGTCGATTTACGTAAAGCCTTCCTGGAGTACAACCTTAAAAATAACCCCGAAAACAAAGAGAAAGGGGTTCTTACCACCGACCGTGTTCATCTCAATGATGCTGGTAACCAGCTTGTCGCCGAGCAGATGAAGGCCATATTAATGACTGCCGGAAAATAA